CCTTGAAAGAAGAAGCAATGCAATTTGATTGTAAGACATTCGACAATGTTAtgactttttcaattttttaattggaaggAAGTGTCAAAATTCCATTACCagaaggaggaaaaaaaatgaaacaaataaacttGATTATTTGGAAATACATCGCAACAGTTAGCTAGGTAGGTAGTACGTCCTCTAAAGTGAAGAAATAAGCTTCATATTCTTTATCCTATttaacatattatatatattattgccaATGGAATCTATCGAATCTGTTAGaaatgattcaaaaaaaaaaaaaacctgctaGAAGTTCCCGGAGCTTACATAGAAGTTTCCACTTTTGTAGCTTTGTGTaattaaattgagagaaaaccCTAAATTTCTTTGGTCACACATTTTTCCAAATCATAttattaggttcaaattagaaattACACTTAACAAAATTCAATTCTTTAACCATTACACCACTTAATAACTTCTAATTAGATTAATGATTTGTCAAATCCATCAATGGATCTTACAAGTACTTGATATGCTTGTCATACTTGTTAAATGTCCATGTCAATTtgatatatattgatgataCAAGAAATCTCAGTAGTTACAGATATAAACTAGCTAGCTTTAAAATACCTGCGGAAcatgaaaacacaaaatcaaaGCGACGATGGTATTGTTGTGTGCTAGCCAAAACTCCTTCAATACTTATAGTACGTACTTTAGTATCATGAAATCAAGAATCAaagtgtgaaatttttttattttaagtagtgcctgtggctgtggctgtgatTATGAAAAACTTCTAGGGATTTATGCCCATATTCTAGGTGAGTGGATCAATTGTGTGCGTGGTTATCACTCATATCATATGTCCTGAGGTTTGCACATTTTCAAAGGAGGTGATCCGTCTTCTTTCTGTTTTCCATTTATTCCCTAAACAGGTAACTGTGAGGATGAATAGAACTCAGAcaagacatatatatatatatatatatatatatatatatatatatataatatagcaTCAGATATCATTAATTAGCTTTCCAAtctaaaactaattaatttttttagcagttttttataatgtaaaaataacCATAATAAcactaatcaaacaaaaaaaattcttaatttacTGTTATTCCAATCCCTGAAAAATATGATAAGTATGCGTCTAGAAATCAATTGAGATATAGAGACTCTCATTGTCATATGTCACTTGTAAATTAGAGattgtttggtaatgttgtttgaACAACAGTTTTCGTTGTTTGAACAATACAACACGTATTTCTACAATACCTTTTTACCCACATGTATTTCTACAACACTTAAACGTTActaaaacaacattaccaaacagaTTCTCAATTTTTATGCCGTAAACGTTTTTGTCAAACCTTTTGCTctacattgagagagagagagagagagagagagagagagagagagagagagagagagagagagagagagagagagagagagagagagagagagagagagagagattcttggTTCTTCTTGTTATAACATCATAACTGTAAATAAATCTTCATATGATTAACATTAAGTCAATCCTTATATTCAGTTACATTGTTTTCCTATACATTTTGACAATTGGATATCAGTAACATTATGTCAAACCTTATTCTGACAATTGggtattaataaaattattttaaaacttattttgataattggaTATTAATAACtgtcatttataaaatatataaattttaatatatattttctaaacataacaaaaatttatagatcatatagtaaaaaatatttaattaaaataaaatttggtagGAATGTTAAATATAAGAGGAATGTGTGATCTGACactaagattttcaaaatattaatttcatttttatgagaaaaatattattaaattggtAGTTATTGACTGAAGTAAGTGTAATAATTACAAAAGGTTAGACCAACCTAATTTAAACTATCAATCTTAAAATCAACTATTTGAGCAATCAACAATTGTCAAAAGATTTGGAACTCAATTGTCACCTCTAGGTACTCTCAATAGAAATATTAGGCTTCAAATCCATCTCCTAAATATCGAATTATCAATCAACCATCTAAACCATTCAACACtactttaataatattttataaaatagataattgagTGATATTATAGATTCAACTCTTAttattacccaaaaataaaagttttgtttttcaaatatataaaatttgtagttgtataaatataaggaaaatataaataattttttcactaaTTCAAGTAAGTTAAACTTAGCCTACTTTCATATTTTATGGATTTGCTTAAACCATTAAGATCAATCTTAAGGTGCTACTCTAACAAATTTGATCATATATATCCGCATCGTGTAGAGataagagagagtgagagagtaaTCTTACTTAATCATTTGTACTACAATGGTCACAACATGAGATGAAAAAGGAAATAATCAACTTCATAATATATAGAAACTTGAATTTCTTACAGAAGGCCTCCAAGAATGTGTACACGCTGTATATATTATTGAATCGTCTACACATCTTTGAATAcagaattgaataaaaaaagaattttacaatttattttaagtcAAAATCAATTACCAACGATTTTAGTACCATTAAGTATGTGTTAGCAAGTGTGTATCTCCAATTGTTTCTTCCtatacatgaaaaaaataaaggaattaattaatatatcttCGGTTAACAATGAAAACGAAACCACTTCTCGGCCTCCTTCATTGTGATTGTGATGTACATTTGTACATGTATCAGCTTCATTTAAGGATCGTCTCCATCACATCCCCATCTACCTCGAGCAAATTCTTCATGACTGCATCCGAAGCATTTCTTAGGAATTCTGACCaatccctaaaaaaaagaaaaagaaaaaaagaaggaattaaAACATGCATGTGAAGTATTTATTAAATGATTAAAGAGAACAATCAAAgttttcagaaaagaaaaaaaaatgatatagaaaTGTACCCTCTTGACGTGTCAAAGGTAAGTCCAACCGTGTATTTAGCTTCCTCAAGTGCCCAGGTGAATCTTTGGAGCTCTTTGGCTGGACAAATTCCATAGTCCTTAACCCGAAGCTGGGAGGGTTTGACATCACAAAAGATAGGTATAACCCTTTTCTTGGATTCCATGATGAGAGCCAACTCATGGAGACAAAAGTAAGACTCACAATACCTAGGAGAGAACACGGCGACACCTAGCTTGGAATTTAGAATGGCTTTCTCAATTTTGTCAAACAACTTGTCCCCGGGTTTCATGTTTTGGCTATCCAAGAAAGGCTTAAGCCCCATCCCGGAAAGGTGGTTGTAGAGCAACCCGGCAACGGTTCTCTTGGTATCGATCCCTCGGTGATTTATGAACACGTCGCATGAACGTGATATTGTTCTGGTTTGGCTCTTGGGAAGGGAATGAAGGATTTTACGGGAAATTAAACTCTTGATCAAAGCTGGTGAACGCTGCATGGCTCCTTCAAGAAGCTaagcttaaagaaaattaaaattaaaatggtaatttgtatttgtaaatgtttataaaaaaagaaacaaagtttctattctgtttttatttctgtttgtTTGTAGCTGTAAGATATGGGAGCTATACgggtatatatataattttttaagaccTTTTGATTAATGACCGAAGGAGTTTGATTTTCAAGGGAGAATTCTAAATTTAGGTGTGACTTGGAAGAAACTTGCGCGGTATTTCATTTGACAGGACACAGCAAAATGAGTAAacattttgaatatattgacgCTCTAGGTTTATGTGGAACTGCTTAAACCTTCAAACACGTTAATTATGTTGTTACCCTTGGGAAACCGCTGAAATGGTCACGTATATGCTTTGTGCATGGTTTATTTTAATAGGACAATTGGTGGGTAAGCACCTTTCAGGACGGGGCTTTGCGGCgagattttaatatattatttacttttttatttttttaataagagtttcaacttatggtatTTGCTCTTAATGAtggttttttatcatcagatcaagatactaatcgatttttggtgtaagcggagattgaactccaaatattttatttaactataaaagactttaccaattgagctaattggaactcaCAATATattattcacttaattaatCTTGATACcctttaattattttatgctATTGATTATTAATTACACACTTGTTACAGTATATTCTCTATACACATTACCTATTTCATGTATGTTAAATGTGACCATGCTTAAAACAACAAAATGTGAATAACATGAGTGAAATTATATACATTATGTGCATAGGGTGTACACAAGTAAACatgttatattttccattagTTTATGTGCATTTataatatctttttaatttattgttattttgctAAGCTAGTGGAGCTGTGTAAgtactcaaataaaaaaaaaatggaaaatggtaAGTTGTAACTTTGATGAGAAATTACGAAAATATTAATTGGTATAGGTTCCGGTGGAAGATTTTAAATAGGGGAAGGACACAAAATAGTCAAGGCATGCATATATAGGTAGCTTCCGTTGAGCAGACGACGAAAGTAAAAAATCTTAAGAAACAGCTACGATAAGTAAAGCTATTACAACGATTTAAAATCGCTGCTATAAGTttaaaattagtattttttatttttatttttgtattttaaatgaCCTATTATGGCGGTTTTAAAATTGCTACTATAGGTTTGCTCATATTGAAGACCTATTATGACCGTTTTAAAACTGCCGCTATAGGTTTgaaactcttatttttatttatttagtattttaaattACCTATTACGGCGGTTTTAAAACCGCCGATATAGGTTTGCTCATATTGAGGACCTATAATTTTAAAGCTGTTGCTAAAGgtttgaaattaatattttacttttattgtttttgtaattgaattgACCTATTATGGCGGTTTTAGAACTACCGTTATAGGTTTGCTCATATCGAAGACCTATTACAATAGTTTTAAAACTGTAGCTATAGgtttgaaattaatatttttacttttattattattttcttgtaatttaaaTGACCTATTAGGGCAGTTTTAAAATCGCCGATATAGGCTTTttgatttagaaattttttttttgtttgttggtaAAAGACCTATTACAGTAGTTTTAATTCATTGATGATTATTATTGAGTTGGCTTGATAAATTCTTTGTAAATTATGTTTAGCTTTTATAGAATAAGAAGCATCAACTTGTGGTAAGTTAGGAGTTCTTATATAGAGGCGACCAGAGAAATTCTAAATGGTAAGTAAATTATGATTCATAATATCATACTATTCTATAATGAATGCTTAAAATTTCTGCTATGGTGGACTGTTTATTTGTAGCAAGCAGATGACTTGCAATAAGGTGATGTACATTGATTTCGAGAGTGTTGCTTGTGTATTGTGTTTTGTATATATTTGGATAAAATAGGTTGAGTTTCATTGATGATTATTATTGTGTAGACTTAGTTTGTAACCCTAATTTTTGTAGAATTAGTTTGATTTTGTGTAATTGTTGATCCTTAATGAATGTAGTTTTGATCTTTTCAAATTATGCTTTGTTTTTGTAGTAGAAGAATCATCctaaaatttcttttgaattttggtGATGAAGTTttccataaatttattttaacatgTGTGTGTACTTTGGTCCTTTTTTTACCAAGAATTTGAGGCATGGTATTGAGGAAGTTGCAAAGCTCATA
The sequence above is drawn from the Castanea sativa cultivar Marrone di Chiusa Pesio chromosome 5, ASM4071231v1 genome and encodes:
- the LOC142634245 gene encoding putative 2' cyclic ADP-D-ribose synthase BdTIR, which produces MQRSPALIKSLISRKILHSLPKSQTRTISRSCDVFINHRGIDTKRTVAGLLYNHLSGMGLKPFLDSQNMKPGDKLFDKIEKAILNSKLGVAVFSPRYCESYFCLHELALIMESKKRVIPIFCDVKPSQLRVKDYGICPAKELQRFTWALEEAKYTVGLTFDTSRGDWSEFLRNASDAVMKNLLEVDGDVMETILK